The following DNA comes from Bacteroidota bacterium.
ACATCCAGTCCGCAGCCTCGTTCAACTATTTGTTCGTATTCTATTTTTTCTGTTTCCATGATGCTATATTGTTTGATTATAGCACCAAAGTTAAATGTTCATTCCTCTTTGTGTTTATTAAATCATGAATGCTTCATCTGTGTATAATTTTTAAGTTACCATTTGTCAGATGGAATACGCCATATTTATGTCCATTTGGTATGCCGAAGGTATATGGCTATTTCATGTAATAATTTTATTCGATATAATTTCTGCTTTGTGTAAGCACTTTATAATTTTAGCTGCTTTAAGTCTGTTTATTTAAATGAGGTATGAAGATCGCAGGAACGGGAGATTATTGAACCGCCGCCATGTTTACATGGCTTCATATAATCAATTGTTTTGTATCTTGCACATCCTAAATAAAGGACAATCTGAGATGAGTGTATACGAAAAATATGAGCCGGTAATTGGCCTGGAGGTACATATCCAATTGCTTACTAAAAGTAAGGCCTATGCATCCGACTCAACTGAATATGGCAGTCTGCCCAATACTAATGTGAGCGTTATTTCATTAGGACATCCGGGCACTTTACCACGGACAAATAAAAAAGTGATCGAGTTCGCCGTACGTTTGGGACTGGCCACTCATTCAACTATCCGCAAAGAAAACCAATACGCCCGTAAAAATTATTTTTACGCCGATCTTCCCAAAGGTTACCAGATTACACAGGACAAAACTCCTATTTGTACAGGTGGATATATTACAATCAAAAATGATGACGGAACAATGAAAAACATCCATCTCACCCGCATTCACATGGAAGAAGATGCAGGTAAGAGCATGCACGACATTGATCCGTATGATACATTGATAGATCTTAACCGAGCTGGTATCCCTCTTCTTGAAATTGTGAGTGAGCCTGAAATACGTTCAGGTGAAGATGCGTACAAATATTTAAGCGAAGTACGTAAGCTGGTCCGCTACCTGGATATTTGCGACGGCAACATGGAAGAAGGCAGCCTGCGATGTGACGCCAACATTTCAGTGATGCTGAAAGGATCCAAACAATTTGGCCGCAGGGTTGAAGTAAAGAACATGAATTCCATGCGCAATGTGCAGCGCGCCATTGAACATGAAGTGAAAAGGCAAATAGATATTATTGAAAAAGGCGAAACCGTTGTTCAGGACACCCGCAGTTTTGACGCCGTTGCCGGAACAACCTTTTCAATGCGTACCAAAGAAGCGGCAAATGATTACAGGTATTTCCCGGAACCCGACCTGCAGCCGGTAATTGTTACAGAGGAATATGTCTCAGAGGTGAAAGCCAAACTGCCGGCTTTGCCTAATGAATTGTTCAATAAATACACCAATGCATTAAAGCTTTCGGCATACGATGCAGCAGTATTGACCGAAATAAAAAGTTTCGCTCTTTATTTTGAAGAGCTGATAAAACACACCACTAATTATAAAGCCGCAGCTAATTGGATGATGGGCACTGTTAAATCCTATCTGAATGAAAGCGCACTGGAAATTGAACAATTTCCGATCGAACCGTCGCGCCTTGCACTGCTTATTAAATTAGTTGATGAAGGCAAAGTGAGTAACACCGTTGCGTCGCAAACCGTTTTCCCCAAGATGCTTGCCGAGAAAACGAAAACACCTCTGCAGATCGCAGAAGAAAATAATTTAGTTCAGGAAAGTAACCAGGATGCTTTGATGGAACTGGTAAAGCAGGCTGTCGCTAAATACCCTGAAAAAGTAACCGAATACAAGAACGGGAAGATTGGAGTAATTGGCTTGTTTATGGGCGAGCTGATGAAACTATCGAAAGGAAAAGCCGACCCGAAAGTGGCGAATGAATTGATGAAAAAGGCATTGGAGGAATAGCCGCTCTCTAACTATCCCTCCTTCGTCAAACTCAGGACAGGCTGGTGAGAGGGCAATTAAACTATAAATATTGAATTATGCAAAAAACAATCTTTTTTTTCTCTGCAATTATACTTCTTGCGGCATGCCAAAACAATAAAGAACAGGAAGCAAAAACCTCAGGATTTGAACTGAAAGGCAAACTCGAAAACTCAGGCGGCGAGCAGCTCTTTCTTGAAGAAATGACCGCGCAGGGTGTTCATGTAACAGATACAGCCGCCCTGGACGAAAACGGAGAATTTTCCTTTTTGAACGCGAATCCTTCATTAGGTTTTTATCGCCTGCGCATAACAGATGCCAATTTCGCGATGCTGATACTCGATTCAACACAGAAAGTGGAACTGACAGGCGACGCACACGACCTTGGAAATACATTCCGTGTTAAAGGCTCACCCGATTCCGAATTATTCTGGGTAGTCAACGAAACCTCCAAAAAAAGTTTTCAGAAATGTGATTCGATCTTACGCGCATTTGAAGCGTATGCCAATCTTAATAAAGGAGACAAAGCCAAACTGGAACAGTTTAACAAAGAAGCCGAGCTGGCCTACACAACGGAATCAAAAGGGTTGAACGACTATTTACACGATGTGATCAATAAAAATCCTGCATCGTTGGTAGCAATTGTAGCCCTTCAACAGCTCACTCCCGAATACAGCGAGGATGGAAACTTAAGCTACTTTAAACTTGTTGATGAAGCATTGATGAAAAAATATCCCGGATCAGCGCAGGTACAGGCTTTTCATGCGGGCGTAGAAAGCATGTTAAAAACAGCGGTCGGCGCTATGGCCCCTGAAATTTCTTTCCCGACACCGGAAGGACAG
Coding sequences within:
- the gatB gene encoding Asp-tRNA(Asn)/Glu-tRNA(Gln) amidotransferase subunit GatB, whose protein sequence is MSVYEKYEPVIGLEVHIQLLTKSKAYASDSTEYGSLPNTNVSVISLGHPGTLPRTNKKVIEFAVRLGLATHSTIRKENQYARKNYFYADLPKGYQITQDKTPICTGGYITIKNDDGTMKNIHLTRIHMEEDAGKSMHDIDPYDTLIDLNRAGIPLLEIVSEPEIRSGEDAYKYLSEVRKLVRYLDICDGNMEEGSLRCDANISVMLKGSKQFGRRVEVKNMNSMRNVQRAIEHEVKRQIDIIEKGETVVQDTRSFDAVAGTTFSMRTKEAANDYRYFPEPDLQPVIVTEEYVSEVKAKLPALPNELFNKYTNALKLSAYDAAVLTEIKSFALYFEELIKHTTNYKAAANWMMGTVKSYLNESALEIEQFPIEPSRLALLIKLVDEGKVSNTVASQTVFPKMLAEKTKTPLQIAEENNLVQESNQDALMELVKQAVAKYPEKVTEYKNGKIGVIGLFMGELMKLSKGKADPKVANELMKKALEE
- a CDS encoding TlpA family protein disulfide reductase encodes the protein MQKTIFFFSAIILLAACQNNKEQEAKTSGFELKGKLENSGGEQLFLEEMTAQGVHVTDTAALDENGEFSFLNANPSLGFYRLRITDANFAMLILDSTQKVELTGDAHDLGNTFRVKGSPDSELFWVVNETSKKSFQKCDSILRAFEAYANLNKGDKAKLEQFNKEAELAYTTESKGLNDYLHDVINKNPASLVAIVALQQLTPEYSEDGNLSYFKLVDEALMKKYPGSAQVQAFHAGVESMLKTAVGAMAPEISFPTPEGQPLALSSLKGKYVIVDFWASWCKPCRAESPAMVKLYDKYHSKGLEIFSVSLDEKKESWTEAIKNDNLHWNHVSDLGGWQSAAAKAYGITSIPQTYLLDKEGKILAKELRSEGLAEKLETLIK